The following are encoded in a window of Ranitomeya variabilis isolate aRanVar5 chromosome 8, aRanVar5.hap1, whole genome shotgun sequence genomic DNA:
- the GLUL gene encoding glutamine synthetase, producing the protein MSTSASAQLSKAMKQMYMDIPQTDKVQAMYIWIDGTGEGLRCKTRTLDSEPKSIEELPEWNFDGSSTYQSEGSNSDMYLTPVAMFRDPFRRDPNKLIFCEVLKYNRTMAETNLRHTCKQIMDMVDNEHPWFGMEQEYTLLGMDGHPFGWPSNGFPGPQGPYYCGVGADKAYGRDIVEAHYRACLYAGVKIAGTNAEVMPAQWEFQVGPCEGIDMGDHLWIARFILHRVCEDFGIVVSFDPKPITGNWNGAGCHTNFSTKRMREDGGLKYIEEAIERLSKRHDYHIQTYDPKGGSDNARRLTGFHETSNIHEFSAGVANRGASIRIPRDVGSEKKGYFEDRRPSANCDPYAVTEALIRTCLLNETGNEPIQYKN; encoded by the exons ATGTCGACCTCAGCCAGTGCCCAACTAAGCAAGGCAATGAAGCAGATGTACATGGACATCCCACAAACAGATAAAGTCCAGGCTATGTACATATGGATTGATGGGACGGGAGAAGGCCTGCGTTGCAAAACTCGTACCCTTGATTCCGAACCAAAGTCGATTGAAG AACTGCCAGAGTGGAATTTCGATGGCTCAAGTACATATCAGTCAGAGGGATCAAATAGTGATATGTATTTGACACCCGTGGCCATGTTCAGAGACCCCTTCAGGAGGGACCCCAACAAGCTTATATTCTGTGAAGTGCTCAAATATAACAGAACAATGGCAG AAACAAACCTACGACACACTTGTAAACAGATTATGGATATGGTGGATAATGAACACCCCTGGTTTGGAATGGAACAAGAATATACCTTACTTGGCATGGATGGACACCCATTTGGCTGGCCCTCAAATGGCTTTCCAGGACCTCAAG GTCCTTATTACTGTGGTGTAGGAGCTGATAAAGCATATGGCCGAGATATTGTGGAAGCTCATTATCGCGCATGTCTATATGCCGGTGTGAAGATTGCCGGAACCAATGCAGAAGTTATGCCAGCTCAG tggGAATTCCAGGTGGGTCCATGTGAAGGGATTGATATGGGAGATCATCTCTGGATTGCCCGTTTTATCCTGCAcagagtatgtgaagattttggaattgTGGTTTCATTTGATCCTAAACCCATAACTGGAAACTGGAATGGAGCTGGCTGCCATACAAACTTCAGTACAAAACGCATGCGAGAGGATGGTGGCCTCAA ATACATAGAAGAAGCCATTGAGCGCCTTTCTAAGCGTCATGACTATCACATTCAAACCTATGACCCCAAGGGGGGATCAGACAATGCACGCCGTTTAACAGGTTTCCATGAAACCTCCAACATCCACGAGTTTTCTGCTGGAGTTGCAAACCGTGGAGCAAGTATCCGCATTCCTCGCGATGTGGGATCTGAGAAGAAAGGCTACTTCGAGGACCGACGTCCATCAGCCAACTGTGACCCATATGCTGTGACAGAAGCCTTGATCCGGACCTGCCTGCTGAACGAAACTGGAAATGAACCCATCCAATACAAGAACTAG